In bacterium, a genomic segment contains:
- the coaD gene encoding pantetheine-phosphate adenylyltransferase translates to MKQTIFPGTFDPVTNGHLDLVQRALHICEHLVVAVAGNPPKQPLFSTEERTAMIAEAVGGYGDRVSVRAFPGLLVDFAREIGIHLVIRGVRGVADFEDEFRMALANRRLFPQFETLFLMPSEIYTYLNSSLVKEIARLGGDLSHFVPPAVERALQEKLAANGGRI, encoded by the coding sequence TTGAAGCAGACCATCTTTCCGGGCACCTTCGACCCGGTGACCAACGGCCACCTGGACCTCGTCCAGCGGGCGCTGCACATCTGCGAGCACCTGGTGGTGGCGGTGGCGGGAAACCCGCCCAAGCAGCCGCTCTTCTCCACCGAGGAGCGGACGGCCATGATAGCCGAAGCCGTCGGCGGGTACGGAGACCGCGTCAGCGTGCGGGCCTTCCCGGGCCTCCTGGTGGACTTTGCCCGGGAGATAGGCATCCACCTGGTCATCCGCGGGGTGCGCGGCGTGGCCGATTTCGAGGACGAGTTCCGCATGGCGCTGGCCAACCGCCGCCTGTTCCCCCAGTTCGAGACGCTCTTCCTCATGCCGTCGGAGATTTACACATACCTCAACTCCAGCCTGGTCAAGGAAATAGCGCGTCTGGGCGGCGACCTCTCCCACTTCGTCCCCCCGGCGGTGGAACGGGCCTTGCAGGAGAAACTGGCCGCCAACGGCGGTCGAATTTGA